In a genomic window of [Empedobacter] haloabium:
- a CDS encoding tetratricopeptide repeat protein, with translation MKNAFAIVTLSALLSACAVAPQKQAAEPAPSATAPDAPAPDTAATAVAAVTKPDEKLPAVELTSELFYKLTKAELDFKRGQWQSAYVSMMVLAQQTRDPRLARRSAEMALAAKQGNEALAAIRLWRELAPDSDDAVQYFLGFSVLGDDLTESEQVFAQRLNRAPPQARGLVMFQMQQYLLRAKDKAAAFALMERVLAPYAGMMESHLVLAQGAFAADDKERSLREARRALELKPDSELAVLTMAQVLGDVDAVGQLFGGFLEKNPGAREVRAAYARLLVEQKRYDRARAQFEAILKEQPDNPATLYALGIISVQAGDPQAAEQYLRRHVELVQRQEDGERDGDASKAVMLLSQITEERGDIDGALAWLERIDSGDPRIALTAQLKRAHLTSKKGDLEAALKQLRAIPAVDPAEQAEVAQTEGQLLRDAGRGAEAYALLADAIKKFPDSPDLLYDFALAAEKQGKPDEMETALRKVMEAVPDNHHAYNALGYSLAERGERLEEAYALIEKALSMAPGDPYIMDSMGWVQFRMGRLKDAEQTLRRAYALRNDAEIAVHLGEVLWQQGQRAEAQKLWREARAKDPKSDALRDTLARLNTSL, from the coding sequence TTGAAAAACGCATTCGCCATTGTAACGCTGTCGGCCCTGCTGTCCGCTTGCGCTGTTGCGCCGCAAAAACAGGCAGCCGAACCGGCGCCGTCCGCCACCGCGCCGGATGCGCCGGCGCCGGACACCGCGGCCACGGCCGTTGCCGCCGTCACCAAGCCGGATGAGAAGCTGCCGGCCGTCGAGCTGACGAGCGAGCTGTTCTATAAATTGACGAAGGCCGAGCTGGATTTCAAGCGCGGCCAATGGCAAAGCGCGTACGTCAGCATGATGGTGCTGGCCCAGCAGACCCGCGATCCGCGCCTGGCGCGCCGCTCCGCCGAGATGGCGCTGGCGGCCAAGCAGGGCAACGAGGCGCTGGCGGCGATCCGCCTGTGGCGCGAGCTGGCGCCCGATTCCGACGACGCCGTACAGTACTTCCTCGGCTTTTCCGTGCTGGGCGACGACCTGACCGAATCCGAGCAGGTCTTCGCCCAGCGCCTGAACCGCGCGCCGCCGCAGGCGCGCGGCCTCGTCATGTTCCAGATGCAGCAGTACCTGCTGCGCGCCAAGGACAAGGCGGCCGCGTTCGCGCTGATGGAGCGCGTGCTGGCGCCGTATGCGGGCATGATGGAGAGCCACCTGGTGCTGGCGCAGGGCGCCTTTGCTGCCGACGACAAGGAGCGCTCGCTGCGCGAGGCGCGCCGCGCCCTCGAATTGAAGCCCGACTCCGAACTGGCCGTGCTGACGATGGCGCAGGTGCTGGGCGATGTCGACGCGGTGGGCCAACTGTTCGGCGGCTTCCTGGAGAAGAACCCCGGCGCGCGCGAGGTGCGGGCGGCCTACGCCCGCCTGCTGGTCGAGCAGAAGCGCTACGACAGGGCGCGTGCCCAGTTCGAGGCCATCCTGAAGGAGCAGCCGGACAATCCCGCTACCTTGTACGCGCTCGGCATCATTTCCGTGCAGGCCGGCGACCCGCAGGCGGCCGAGCAGTACCTGCGCCGCCACGTCGAGCTGGTGCAACGCCAGGAGGACGGCGAACGCGACGGCGACGCCTCCAAGGCCGTGATGCTGCTGTCGCAGATCACGGAGGAGCGCGGCGACATCGATGGCGCGCTGGCCTGGCTGGAGCGCATCGACAGCGGCGACCCGCGCATCGCCCTGACGGCCCAGCTCAAGCGCGCCCACCTGACGTCGAAGAAAGGCGACCTGGAGGCGGCACTGAAGCAGTTGCGCGCCATCCCCGCCGTCGATCCGGCCGAGCAGGCCGAGGTGGCGCAGACGGAGGGCCAGTTGCTGCGCGACGCCGGCCGCGGCGCCGAGGCCTACGCGCTGCTGGCGGACGCCATCAAGAAATTCCCGGACAGCCCGGACCTGCTGTACGACTTCGCACTGGCGGCCGAGAAGCAGGGCAAGCCGGACGAGATGGAGACGGCGCTGCGCAAGGTGATGGAAGCCGTGCCGGACAACCATCACGCCTACAACGCGCTGGGCTACTCGCTGGCCGAACGGGGCGAGCGCCTGGAGGAAGCGTACGCGCTGATCGAGAAGGCGCTGTCGATGGCGCCTGGCGACCCGTACATCATGGACAGCATGGGCTGGGTGCAGTTCCGCATGGGCCGCCTGAAGGACGCCGAACAGACCCTGCGCCGCGCCTACGCCCTTCGCAACGATGCCGAGATCGCCGTGCACCTGGGCGAGGTGCTGTGGCAGCAGGGCCAGCGCGCCGAAGCCCAGAAGCTGTGGCGCGAGGCCCGCGCCAAGGACCCGAAGAGCGACGCGCTGCGCGATACGCTGGCGCGCCTGAACACCAGCCTATAA
- the mutM gene encoding bifunctional DNA-formamidopyrimidine glycosylase/DNA-(apurinic or apyrimidinic site) lyase: protein MPELPEVEVTRRGVAPHIEGRAVRDVVLRRAGLRWPFPACLPEVLADRTVVTTGRRGKYLLVEFEHGTLIIHLGMSGHLRVLPPGVPPEKHDHFDLVVEGAEGRQVLRMTDPRRFGAVLWHPKDEGDVDAHLLLRGLGVEPLGPDFTGELLYRQTRGRSAAIKQVLLAGDIVVGVGNIYCSESLFRAGINPKTPAGRIGRARYDKLAQAIRDVLAEAIVQGGSTLRDFIAVNGQSGYFQQSYFVYDRADVPCRVCATPIRQIKQGQRSTFYCIKCQK, encoded by the coding sequence ATGCCAGAACTGCCAGAAGTTGAAGTGACCCGGCGCGGTGTCGCGCCCCATATCGAAGGCCGTGCCGTGCGCGACGTCGTGCTGCGGCGCGCCGGCCTGCGCTGGCCCTTCCCCGCCTGCCTGCCGGAGGTGCTGGCCGACCGCACCGTCGTCACGACGGGCCGGCGCGGCAAGTACCTGCTGGTCGAATTCGAACACGGCACCCTGATCATCCACCTCGGCATGTCCGGCCACCTGCGCGTGTTGCCGCCCGGCGTGCCGCCGGAAAAACACGACCATTTCGACCTGGTCGTGGAAGGCGCCGAGGGCCGCCAGGTACTTCGCATGACGGACCCGCGCCGCTTCGGCGCCGTGCTGTGGCACCCGAAGGACGAGGGCGACGTCGATGCCCACCTGCTGCTGCGCGGCCTGGGCGTGGAGCCGCTGGGGCCGGACTTCACGGGCGAGCTGCTGTACCGCCAGACACGCGGGCGCAGCGCCGCCATCAAGCAGGTACTGCTGGCGGGCGACATCGTGGTCGGCGTCGGCAATATCTACTGTTCGGAAAGCCTGTTCCGCGCCGGCATCAACCCGAAGACGCCGGCCGGGCGCATCGGCCGGGCGCGCTACGACAAACTGGCGCAGGCGATCCGCGACGTGCTGGCCGAGGCGATCGTCCAGGGCGGCAGCACGCTGCGCGACTTCATCGCCGTGAACGGCCAGTCGGGCTACTTCCAGCAATCGTATTTCGTGTACGACCGGGCCGACGTGCCGTGCCGCGTGTGCGCCACGCCGATCCGCCAGATCAAGCAGGGCCAGCGCTCCACCTTCTATTGCATCAAGTGTCAAAAATAA